The DNA sequence TCCAGAGATATTGCTTTTGTTCCAGGTATACATCACCCTTTGCTTGAAcaggtgcttcctgacatcaactctgaatctgcctccaatgtccCAAAGCCTGCAGTCTTAGTTTAATTTGAAATAATGCCCTGAGTTAACTATTTCTGGTGTACTTCGCATGTTTTTATATCTCGATAAAGTTGCCTTTCATTTACTTTCTTTCAAGGCTAaagagtttgtttttttttctaatctttcctcattccTCAGTCTTCTGACAAGACAAATCTGCCTCACTGGCCCTACCATGTACTGCCTTCAGGCTTATGATTCAGTGATCCAAGCTGAATGCAGTACTCAAGGTGCAACCTTACTAGGGCATCATACAGTTCAGTGTGACATCCTCAGAATTACACTCTGCTGATTTGAAGCTATCGCTCAGCTTTCTGACTGCTTTGTTGATTGCCACAAATTGAGACCACTATCactcccaatcttccagcctctcTTTAAGCTAATCCAACACTAATCATTCAAATGTGAATGCCCTCCATTTTTTCTTTGGCCATGAAACACCTTGCACTTATGCTTATTTAATTACATCTGTCATTGTTCTGTTGAATTGCTAATTTTATCTAAATCCTTCTGCTTCATCAGCCTCAACCAACCCTGTTCCCTCTAGTTTAATGTCATCTGTGGAATTAACTATCTAGCATTGCATTTCTATATCAAGGTTGTTCATGTTGAATGGAAATAGTGATGGCCAAGCAATGATTCCTAAGATAttccactcagtacatctcctCAATCCATATTGCTCCACTAACTATACCTGCTGCCTCCTCCCTTTCAACAGTTCCCTGGTTTTACCTTGTGCTTGTGTAACGGATTTTCATGCTGAGCTAGATTGAAAGGTTACTGGTCTCGAGATACATCACATGTTTTCCAATGTACACTTGAGCTGTCCCCTCGTCAAAACTGTCAAGAAGGCATGGGAAATGAAAATATCATTTTGTTGTGTTACGTCATTTTGAATATGATAATGTGATATTGCTAAAGTAGTTGTGGAAGAAAATCACATGGTTAGAGACAACTTAGAACCCCAGGGCATTCACACTTCTATCATAATGCTTTATAGGGGGACATTGAAAAATACATGGAGGaaagttttgtcttttttttaactaTAGATAATGGGAACATTATCAGGTTCTTAATGATAATGTTGTTCCTTAAGCGCTAAGAGCCTTAAGATATGTCTAAGTAATGATTTATGCTATATTTAATCAGAAAATAAATGATGTAATGATTGAGAAAATGGAATGATAAAATGATAAATTTGTCCCAAAGGATCCTATATATTAGGCACATTTATTAATGCTCAATAGACAAAATGCAAATATCTTAAATTTTGGTGAGAAATTTGTTTTCAAATAATAATTATATTGTTTGGATTTTTTTTCATCTGTATGTTATACATTCAATATGTTCACCATCCAATTCATCATTGTGCTACTTGGGTTGGATGCCATTATGATGAAAATGAGTAGCATTGTAACTCCTCTCACTCCTGAAAATAAAAGGATTGCTAAATTCCTTTCTATGATGGTGGTACCCTTTTATAGCCACATAAAAGCTGCCATTTTCCTTTCTCTGGTTTTATAATCTAATAACTGCCTTTCTTGTAGCCTATCCAAAATATACTTGGTTCAAAACATGGACAAATTATTTGTAATCTGTGAGTCACTATATCAGTTAAAGTGGAAGGGCATTTTCAAAAGCTTGAATACAAAAGTCTACAAGCTTAACTTACAATAATATATGCACCATTAGTTTGAGTGACTCGGTTAGTGATTTATATGTGCTCCAGATTGATTGCGCACAAGGGAAAAAAGAGCTTTAAAAGCAACGGGTGCCAGTGAAAAGCAGGCAATGCAACCACATTGCATTACACTGCTGTGCATTCTCAGCTTGGTAGTCAGCCTAATGCCATCTTGAAAAATGATGTTAATGTGTAAGCTACACTGAAGAAACAACAGCCATTGCATATCCAATCAAAGCACCTGAATCTTATTTTGAGACAAATTTACATTTTCAACAATCAAAAAATATCTTGGGATTTAGTATTTTAAAATACAAAATGATTGAGAAAAATGCATATTAACTCAGCACAGTTACTTTATTTGGCAATGtaaatttaaacttttaaaaGTACCACTGTGTGTGAGGACATGatattttctttttaaacctATTGCCACCTTGTACTTTCTACACAGTGACACAAAAATATAATGctccatgtttttaaaaaatccaaagCAACTTCAAGATTACCTGTAATGGATTTAGCAATAAATCACATCCTACATTTTCTTTTCCCCATATGTTTGGTTGTAATTAATTATGCAATGGGGCTCCTCATAACTCAAAGAACAAATGTGATCTAGAATTCCAGTCTGAAgtaaaaaaaacttttgaaatGGTCCTACATGGATCATTTTAGTGAAAATGGTTTACCTTGGTTAATAGAGTTGTGCTTATGTTATGTCATTCTGTTAGCAGTGCTTGGGAGGTACCTAGATATTAATACCTAATTATTTTACTTATTTTCTATTTCTTCAAATATAATTGAAAAATCAAAAAATTAAATAGATATATTTTGTTACGTCCTTCCATTTAAGACAAATGGCTAACGTTCTTACCTTGCGCCCTGCCTCATTGTTGTGCAGGTTCATAAGTGTCCTGGCATTTTGTTTGATTTCTCGTGCATCTACAAACACTTTGGAGAATCCAATTCCATATCTGATGTCTGCAGAACAGCCTCCCCATTTCCATCCTTCCTCCTGATTGTAGTGGCCCTGTTTTTCTTTGTCACAGCCACAGTCACTCAGGTTTCCCTGGGTGCATGCAGCAGTAATGGCATGAGCTACTCCAGCAGCAATAATAGCATAAGTGAAGGCTgcttctctgcttcctgtaatcAAGATATTGGGACACACATATTAGTTTGCTTAATAGACCAATAATTGCACCTCAtgttttacttttaaaaaaaaaattttagtgTTTGATAGAAGTGTGTCTTAATTTAAACCTCAACAAATATATCAACTTTACATCACATGAATTCATTTGTTTCAGGCCAAATCCAAAGTGATGGAAAGAATTCTGTGCCTGACTTAGAAGCAATTTTTCATTTATCAAATAACAGAATTAAACATGAGAGTCATATTAAAAGTACTAAATGGTTACAAGAAACTCTGGTCAATGCCAAAACTGTGCTTTCTGAACATTATGCCAAACTATAAGTACAAACTATCACACAGAAGACCACCTGGGCCAAATGATTATCCTCAACAGTTTTGCAGAGGAAAGTAGCTAATTACATTAAATGTGACTTATTTTTAAGGGTTCTTTTTTGATAGCTTTGCAAAGTTGCTTTTCACACAACCATCAGCAGGGTAATAACATTTTGCTTCAGCCTCAATTAAAAAGCATCTAGTTGTTACGTGACTTAACAAAATAAATGCATCTTACATTCCCACATTTGTGAAACTATTGCAGTTGTGCTTCCCATGTACACAGTTAGTGGCGTTTACATCTTCTATATCTGGATAAAATTGAAAGGTGGCAACTTTTGACAGTAAGGAAGTCAGGGACAAAAGTGAGTCATACAGGCCATGTTCAGAGGGAGCTGGATAGTTGTAAACTTGAAAGGATTCTCCCCAAATCTATAATCACTGCAGTAAATATTCCATGGTGGCATGTGTTTGAATTATTGAAGTGTGCTTCTGCATTATGTTACTGGCTCTTCCTCTTCCTCAATTTTGTGCATTCTGAATTAAATGTGCCTCTAGACTATCACTGTTAGGGACCTGCAGTTCTACAGTTTGCTTCCATGTCCTTTGAATGTGTGACAATTAGATACATTTACACAAATGCATAAAATGGAGCAAACAGTATTTAACCCTTACAGAAACAGAATAAGCTATCTAAAAACCCAATCGACAGAGTTAAAAAGCAAGATGCCCATATAGACTAGTTCATAGTGAGCACCTGATTTAGGACACAGGTCATTCGCTCTGTGGAGTGGGTTCAGGGCATTGATTTATTTATGACAAAAGTTACACCTTGAGTTCTTTGAAGTCAAACTTGATAAAATGTTCACTGCATTACGCGTCTAAAAGTCAATAATCACCAGGAGTTTCAAAGGTTAGTCAAGTATTCTGTTGCTTTGGCGGACTCTCAAGTTTGACAATGATTTTAAAAAACTGCCCACGCTGCAAAGACTGATAGCATGTGTGTGCTGTAGCTAAGAGACGAGTTAGTGTTACTGGTTCACTGCCATAGGTAGGAGAGTAGTACAGTGCTGCTGTTCGGATGAATTTAGTTAAAGAGATTGGAGAAGACGCTATCTCTGAACCATCAAAGCAACTAACCGCAATAGCGAAAACATTCTCCCTGTGGAGGGTAACATGAAAGAAACTATTTGATTGTTTCGTTTCAGAGAGACCCCAAAATATACACATCATAAAAGATTTGAGTTACTTTCAAAAACACAACTTGAAGACACGTTTAGGTTTATTCTTAAATCAAGCGAATGATTGAAATGGTCTGCCAATCCTTCTGATGAGCTATGTGTACATATATTGACCATTACGGCGAGGATCCACAAACAGTGAATGCCTGATTGCGGCTTGTTCAAAATTGTAACCAACATGAAAAACGTTTCACTCAAAATTCCAATTGTCTATTTCGACAACTGACAGATTGGTTCCGGATTGGAGCAAATTTTGATTGGGTGATTCTAACCATACGATGTAAAATCCTACCTTTGTAAAATTGATTTGAAATTGACTAAACGTTGGAACATAACAGAGATAAAACATAACACTAGCTTTTAAAGGGGATTCTTGCCCGTATATTTGCCACCAAGTTCCCTGCTTTGCAGTGGCCTTAAATTTATTTCGTATATCGTGACAGATTGgaatggacagcagagtttgcaTTTTCGAACATACCAACTCTCAGCTCCTTGCCAAAGACGGTTCTTTCGCCGAGTGCGGAGCAGTTCCACCGGCCGTATCGGAACTGGAACTGACACTCGTTGATTCCCATCTGAGCCCCTTCTCCGATAACGATGATGGCATCTGGACGACTCTGACAGATCGCCCGCTGACGAGGTGCCAGTCCTGGTATCTTACTGCAGATAATGTTCGCTCCCAGCGCCACCACCGAGGAGAATCCGCTGTAGcaaacattgagagggagagagagcaaacacGATAACTAATTATTAACTCTAAACACGTAAATCGCTGCATAAATACAATCGAGTCATTTTCGAGTCATATATGAATGTTTCCTGGTAAGGTTGCGCAGTATCTTGTTTTAATGATCTCATCATTTTCATAGGTTCAGACATATCCAATGAGACATTTAGCCAACTTCGTCCAATCCTTTTGATAAACCCGACCTTGATCGACCTCAACTATTGAGCAAGAATGGCCGGGCTTTTCAAAGCCCCCCGTCTATCTGTAGAGTTTTATTTTTAACGCCTGGATTTAACCAGATCAGGTAAAAGGTAAACAAAACCTGAACACCTGTGAGTGAGGGTCACCACGAATTGGAGGAGCTTGCAACCTCCATTCATTTTAGGAATGTGTACACATTTTAGGAGTGGAGGCTCCAGAAGCTGGCGCACAATATTACAGGGATTATTGAATGTATCCATGGAAATCAAATCACAAATGTAACCCTTTCCACTGTAGTATGAAATAGTAAATTGATTCTGCCACACCGGCAAATGATGTATCTCACTGAATAATCTCACATCAATCAAAACATGCAACCAGCTTAAAAGTTATCGGTGTCCATTTTATCCATTCAGCTGCATTCTCATATGAACCCGTTAAAATTAACGTGTTTACCTATCAACGTGGTAGTTGATATACAACGAAACCGGCTAACTTATTAAATTGAGTGATAACCTCGGGCTAATGCTAGACCAATAATGCCAATACTTCTGTTGGAGCAGTTCTGACATTTTGTTTCATACATTCACTTCTCCAATAAAGCACCCTGGATCCTCCAGTTCTTCATTTCGCGTTTACCCTATCTATACATTTACACTTTGAGAGAGCTGTTGTACTGAAAGATGAGGTGAACTGATGCGTCAGAGCGAAGAGGAAATCAGACAGGGGTTAATTCTACATCGTAGCGCTATCCCCATCTGTACATAGTGGCCGATCTATAGGACGGGCTATAGGGCGCGATTGTGCGAGGCAAAGTTGTCCCATTGTGTTAATTGTTAGTTCCGAGTCTTCATCACAAACTATGTATGACTGAAGCAGCACCAGAAAGGGAGAGCCCAGTGCCAAAAAGGAACCGCGTTTCCTGCTCCACTTTCCACATTAAACTCTTTATTCTTTTTAAAACAGCTAAACAGGGCGGCGAACTCTTACCAGCCATTGCAACTCCATTGTGTTGCACCTTCTATCCATACGAAAAAATCTTTCTGACTTACAGACCCTGATGATGAACTTTGGGTCGAAGTTGGGGTTACAGGCTCCGTAGTATATGGTGAACCGAACACTTTGAGTCCACATTGGTTAACataaaatgctaaaaaaaaatcGTTTTGTTCTGCAGCTCCACGCCATATTATAGAACAGTTTTCGTCCCTAAAGGTAAGCGCTTGATGTCAGGTTTGATTTGCGCACTTTTTTTTCATTATTCGCTCATGATAGGATTAAAGTTTTCTCAACAGCGTTTGTCAGGCAGACGCAACTCTTGAGAGTTTTCAGGATCTAACCGCCCCAGCAATCTTTGTtatcacagacacaaaacataaTCGTATCGTCAAAGTTTGCAATGGAAAACATTGGCACGTCCGGACACGGCAATCTTTCCCCGAGAGCCACTTACCCTATTTTAAGATACACGATTCCCACACAGAGGAAAATGTGAAAGAGCCAGCGCCTGGTTTTTCGGTTCATGTTGTAGAGTTTTGTGTGGCGGGTGCAATTCTTTTCGTGCTTGTCTTACTTGTTGATCAGAGTCCCAGGCAGAGACAGTCCAAGGTATTTAGAGACAAACTGACCCTTGTGATCTCAGCTACTGTGCACCCAAAGTAAAACCAGCGTGTATTGTAAATCCCAGCGGAGAATCGATATCCTAcactttttttttacagattATCCATCATCTGTATGCGTGTCACACGTATCGAGATTGCAATGGGAGGCTGGGATTGACATCGCACAGGCATTCACCACAATGAGACGCTGGATCTCCCCCCAGGTTCTATATATCTATCTAATCTATTTGGGCGTGTTCGTTGGGAAAACGCACCAGACCCACAAAATACCTTTTgagtgcacacactcacctttcttccggggggagggggggggagagagggaggagggagtgggaagtcgtggggggtgggggggggggtgggggggggggtggttgctaaCGAAGAACGTGCAGAATTCTGTGTGCATGATCTAACAactttccattttaaaaaaacGTCAATGAGTGCAAACCTCATTCAACTGGATGGGGACGAGCTCGTGTCGCCGGAGCTGGACATGATTGGGGACATTAATGTTCACTCTTTGTTTTGACCGTTTCACTACTCCAAGCTGATCTGTACACTGATAAAGATAATTTCAccaccaattctctctctctctctgtacagcaAGAGTAGAATTGCAAGTTCCTGTAAAGCACTGCCCGTGTCGCATTCTGCGTCAGTTTTATCGATACTTAATAGGTTTTTCAACTAAACACCtattgagcacttggcacattggATTGTGAGGTGTCTGCCACAAGGAGATAGAGATCCTGCCAATGAGCTTTATGGAGCGAAGGGTTTCTCATGCTGTGTGTGATAGAAAGGGAACTGAGGCACTTTTGTGATTGAACCGCCCTGGCGCGCCCTCTCACTGACTACTAGTTCGGTCCTTTCCATTTGTTAAGTTTTTAAAGTATTCgggctcccctccccccaccctacccacccccgGCTCACATTTTGAGTTTAAATTAGTAAATTGCCCCTCTACATTTCAGACACCAAACGACCCTACTCTTCCAAACCGTCGTTAGACTGAACAGGGTGACTGCTCATTCAGCACACTCCGGTAAACTGTACGTGAAGCTGTCATTGGCGCACACTTGAGATGGTGTCAGACGCATACGTTCAAAAAGTTCAGATTGCTGGGCAGTGATTTAGCTAAATGGGAGGTGTTTAATAATCCTGATAAATTcgtgagaaaaaaaatctccacaCTTGGTCTATGTTATAATTGGGAAAACCGACAATCAAACTGGAAATGGTGAGAGGGAAAAGTGATTACGAAAAATATttgcaaaaaaaatgtaaacGCTTATTGTAGTTAAATCTAATGACTTCAAGTCAATAAAAGATGGATAACAAAATGTTAAACATGTTTAAGTGTGCACCATATAAACACACAGTTTCAATTCCTTCCTTGCCACACTTCACTGTTAGTTACAGGCTGATAAATTTATATTtcagacaatggtttcatggcctaAATGGGATAGCAGCAGATCATTTCTGAGAGGCATTGGCCCCATAGTTCAGAGCGACTGACCTTTGTTTTAGGTGGGCATGTTTGTATCTGTTTATGTTGCTAATTAAGAATTcaaaagtcttttttttttaaatcacggACAAAATTTCGAATCCCAAATGATACAACACTGTGATAAAATGGGGTCACAGTTGCTTGAACTGATTTTCGTTGGCTATAAGAATACTCCTTTAAACTCCTTTCATTTAAAAACTTACCATGATGTTATAAATTGAACAGGTCATGAGTGGAATATGTTAAATATCTCCACTAGCTAGGcaaccagttctgtcgaagggtcatgaggactcgaaacgtcaactcttttcttctccgccgatgctgccagacctgctgaatttttccaggtaattctgtttttgttttggatttccagcatccgcagtttttttgtttttatctttaggaTGAGTGAGTTCACTCATTCTGCTTCTGTTTTACCATTGCCATGGTGCCCATCATATATCTCCGTTTGCCTCTGCCAGTTATGTTTAAGGAACATAGCTGGAAGGAAGAGTGTGCCCATTTATATACACCTCTCTTTGAACTTGTTGGTTAATTCAATGATGGTGCCCAGTTTGGTCATTGCTACTGGATGCCCATGCAGGCTGCCTTTTACCAGGGTTCTTTGCTATCAATACCTTTGATAACTCTCTGAGCCTTCAGGAGTTAATTCCACTTGACTTtatggcagtgaaaaattcaagacTACTTTAAACCTGGTGCATCACTAATGAGCTTCTGGTCAAGCTTGTCATTTATTAACCAAAAACAATACTAATCATATTTTGTAATTAACTTTCCAATATATTCTGCTACAATTTAAAGAAGCATTAATTCAAGCAGCAAGATCAGCTTAGAAAACTAGTACAACCAGTTGAGTGCAGAACTTGATACTGGTATACAGTGTAACACAGTTAGATAGCTGTATGGGATTAGTGGTTGAGGTGAGTAGGCTAAGCTTTTATAGCCTAGAATCGAGCAGTGTTGCATAATACAATGTGTAGTTAATGCAGAATAAGTAAAATATAGAAAGGGATAAAGTAGGATTTGTAAGGAGccactttaaaaaatatatagtaGATGCAAAATACCAGAGTATTACTTTAGGGTTCTAATTATAGCTGGCTTGAGACATGTTTCTGTAAAGTATCTAAGTTCCTGCCTTCATGGGCCCCACGGTGCCCACAATGTAGACCCATGGGACCACATATAAATGATCCTATTGATTTGCTTATATCTTAAGTTGCTAATACCAACAGATCTTCATCTACTGATATAGGATTTATCCACCAATTAAGCAAGCTGCAACACTAAAAAGAAAGTACTTGTCTCCAAATCTACAGGActataaaattcaatcaagtcAGCAAATAAATAAATGCACAAATAGGAATGAGTTACCACTAATTCCAGAATCCAATTAACAAAGCTTAGGGGCTGCATTTGTTCCCCTTGCCTACAGGTTGGACATCCCTTTTTCAaaagtgaagcaccttggaagaAACAAAATTAAACTGCTGGCTGAGAATCTTGCTCTTTTGCCAAGAGACACCTCTTCAAGTTCATAGCACAGATCTGAGCTCCCTGAGTAACTGTATTTTTACTGTTAGGAGAGTTCAGATTGGAGATTTTGGTTCCTCATGACATTAAGATGATTTAATACAGTACTTATAAAAGGATCAGGACCATTTCAGCACTTTTTAACCTTGGATTCACACCACATTCAAGTTATACTCCACTCTGCGTCAAGTCCAATTGATACCAGTGCATCCTGGAGTCACTTTAGGGCCTGACTCCAAATTATGCTGCCAAATTTGCATTGCATGTACCTTCAGCCACTTTGCACCAATCAAAATTGTTAGTTGAATGACAATTTGATACTTCAGTCAAGGGTGTGTATAGTACAGGAGAGACAGTTCAGTACAGTTTCAGGTTAGTAAAGGATAAGTTTGTCTTATATTATGTGGATGTCTAGACAAAATTGTAAAGTTATATTAATATAGTATTTATAATAAACAAAGCATAGGGTTAGCACAGTGGAAGAGGTGTACTGTTAGCATAGTATGAAAATGTACGGTACAGTGGAGGAAATGTAAGGTTTGCAGCAGAAACCATGGCAGTTTAGCATAGGATTAGTGTACAGTGCCCTCCTAAGGATTAATTTGAAAAGCCACATAAATAGCAGGATGCATTTTAGGGAAATTGATTTAAATGTTTATAGAAAAATTATAAGTTAGTTGTCTCCAAATATTACCACAATTCAATTTATACCAATAAATCAGATTTAACTTTGAATATGTTAATTCAGGATAGAATAAGATATATATTAATAGGTGGGATATAGGCACCAATCAAtacagaaaatgaaataaattaatcatttagAAAGGCCTTAGATCAAGTAGCTTTTTGAGTAATTTATTAGTACACTTTGGGATTATGATGGTGGCGAATCATGCAAGA is a window from the Carcharodon carcharias isolate sCarCar2 chromosome 7, sCarCar2.pri, whole genome shotgun sequence genome containing:
- the wnt7aa gene encoding wingless-type MMTV integration site family, member 7Aa isoform X1 encodes the protein MNRKTRRWLFHIFLCVGIVYLKIGGFSSVVALGANIICSKIPGLAPRQRAICQSRPDAIIVIGEGAQMGINECQFQFRYGRWNCSALGERTVFGKELRVGSREAAFTYAIIAAGVAHAITAACTQGNLSDCGCDKEKQGHYNQEEGWKWGGCSADIRYGIGFSKVFVDAREIKQNARTLMNLHNNEAGRKILGENMKLECKCHGVSGSCTTKTCWTMLPKFRELGYILKEKYNEAVQVEPVRTHRNKRPVFLKIKKPLSYRKPMVTDLVYIEKSPNYCEEDPITGSVGTQGRMCNKTSSQNNSCDLMCCGRGYNTHQYSRVWQCNCKFHWCCYVKCNTCSERTEVYTSIKNTMVDWGTWT
- the wnt7aa gene encoding wingless-type MMTV integration site family, member 7Aa isoform X2, giving the protein MNRKTRRWLFHIFLCVGIVYLKIGGFSSVVALGANIICSKIPGLAPRQRAICQSRPDAIIVIGEGAQMGINECQFQFRYGRWNCSALGERTVFGKELRVGSREAAFTYAIIAAGVAHAITAACTQGNLSDCGCDKEKQGHYNQEEGWKWGGCSADIRYGIGFSKVFVDAREIKQNARTLMNLHNNEAGRKILGENMKLECKCHGVSGSCTTKTCWTMLPKFRELGYILKEKYNEAVQVEPVRTHRNKRPVFLKIKKPLSYRKPMVTDLVYIEKSPNYCEEDPITGSVGTQGRMCNKTSSQNNSCDLMCCGRGYNTHQYSRVWQCNCKFHWCCYVKCNTCSERTEVYTCK